A DNA window from Amycolatopsis sp. DSM 110486 contains the following coding sequences:
- the dop gene encoding depupylase/deamidase Dop, translated as MRRIMGTEVEYGIAVPGDATANPVLTSTQVVLAYAAAADIPRARRARWDYEVESPLRDARGFDLTGPGGPGHDPDVEDLGAANVILTNGARLYVDHAHPEYSAPEVTNARDAVIWDKAGERVMEEAALKAASVPGQPPLQLYKNNVDGKGASYGTHENYLCSRSTPFTAIIAGLTPFFVSRQVVTGSGRVGIGQQSEEAGFQLSQRSDYIEVEVGLETTLKRGIINTRDEPHADADKYRRLHVIIGDANLSEYSTYLKVGTTALILDLIESGIRFDELKLDEPVRAVHKISHDPTLKTKVELANGKKFSGLDLQFAYHEIASANLERTGADEASKEVLRVWGEVLDALTRDPQECADRLDWPAKLRLLEGYRERDQLAWGAPRLRLVDLQYSDVRLAKGLYNRLVTRGSMKRLVTEEEVQAAITTPPSDTRAYFRGRALEKYATSIAAASWDSVIFDVGKESLVRIPTLEPLRGTKAHVGKLLDAAATAEELVEAITGSD; from the coding sequence ATGCGTCGGATCATGGGAACCGAAGTCGAGTACGGCATCGCCGTGCCTGGGGACGCCACGGCGAACCCGGTGCTCACCTCGACTCAGGTGGTGCTCGCCTACGCGGCGGCTGCTGACATTCCGCGGGCTCGCCGGGCCCGGTGGGACTACGAGGTGGAGTCGCCGTTGCGCGACGCGCGCGGGTTCGACTTGACGGGTCCTGGTGGGCCGGGGCACGACCCGGACGTGGAGGATCTGGGCGCCGCGAACGTCATTCTGACGAACGGCGCGCGCCTGTATGTGGACCACGCGCACCCGGAGTATTCGGCGCCTGAGGTCACGAACGCGCGGGACGCGGTGATCTGGGACAAGGCCGGCGAGCGGGTGATGGAGGAGGCGGCGCTGAAGGCGGCGTCCGTGCCGGGTCAGCCGCCGTTGCAGCTGTACAAGAACAACGTGGACGGCAAGGGTGCGAGTTACGGCACGCACGAGAACTACCTGTGTTCGCGGTCGACGCCGTTCACCGCGATCATCGCCGGGTTGACGCCGTTCTTCGTGTCGCGGCAGGTGGTGACGGGCTCGGGGCGGGTCGGGATCGGCCAGCAGAGCGAAGAGGCCGGTTTTCAGCTGTCGCAGCGGTCGGACTACATCGAGGTCGAGGTCGGCCTGGAGACGACGCTGAAGCGCGGGATCATCAACACGCGCGACGAGCCGCACGCGGATGCGGACAAGTACCGGCGGCTGCACGTCATCATCGGTGACGCGAACCTGTCGGAGTACTCGACCTACCTGAAGGTGGGTACGACGGCGCTGATCCTGGACCTCATCGAGTCGGGGATCCGGTTCGACGAGCTGAAGCTGGACGAGCCGGTGCGGGCCGTGCACAAGATCAGTCACGACCCGACGTTGAAGACGAAGGTCGAACTGGCGAACGGGAAGAAGTTCTCGGGGCTGGACCTGCAGTTCGCCTACCACGAGATCGCGTCGGCGAACCTCGAGCGCACGGGTGCGGACGAGGCGTCGAAGGAGGTCCTGCGGGTCTGGGGCGAGGTGCTGGACGCGCTGACGCGGGATCCGCAGGAGTGCGCGGATCGGCTGGACTGGCCGGCGAAGCTGCGGCTGCTGGAGGGGTACCGAGAGCGGGACCAGCTGGCGTGGGGTGCGCCGCGGTTGCGGCTGGTGGACTTGCAGTACTCGGACGTGCGGCTGGCGAAGGGCCTGTACAACCGGTTGGTCACGCGTGGGTCGATGAAGCGGCTGGTCACGGAGGAGGAGGTCCAGGCGGCGATCACGACTCCGCCGTCGGACACCCGGGCGTACTTCCGGGGCCGAGCTCTGGAGAAGTACGCGACGTCGATCGCGGCCGCGTCGTGGGATTCGGTCATCTTCGACGTGGGCAAGGAGTCGCTGGTGCGGATCCCGACGCTGGAGCCGCTGCGGGGCACGAAGGCGCACGTCGGGAAGCTGCTGGACGCGGCGGCGACGGCCGAGGAGCTGGTCGAGGCGATCACCGGTTCGGACTAG
- a CDS encoding NUDIX domain-containing protein, which yields MPGSDELVALYDHAGHVVGQAPRSRVRAQGLWHAAGVVLVRSGDGESVYVHLRTADKDIFPSTWDCWAGGVVAAGETPADCARRELAEELGVHGVEPEPLFTKIYDQGTVHCHNFAYEVRWDGPIHHQAEEIAEGRWLPLTELRAWVDDPESPFIPDGREGVQEWFRRYG from the coding sequence ATGCCAGGCAGTGACGAACTCGTTGCCCTCTATGACCACGCCGGCCACGTCGTCGGCCAGGCACCCCGCTCCCGCGTCCGAGCCCAAGGTCTGTGGCACGCCGCCGGCGTGGTGCTCGTCCGTTCGGGCGACGGCGAATCCGTGTACGTCCACCTCCGCACCGCGGACAAGGACATCTTCCCGTCCACCTGGGACTGCTGGGCCGGCGGTGTCGTCGCCGCGGGCGAAACCCCCGCCGACTGCGCCCGCCGCGAGCTCGCCGAAGAACTCGGCGTCCACGGAGTGGAACCGGAACCCCTGTTCACCAAGATTTACGACCAGGGCACCGTCCACTGCCACAACTTCGCCTACGAAGTCCGCTGGGACGGCCCCATCCACCACCAGGCCGAAGAGATCGCCGAAGGCCGCTGGCTCCCCCTGACCGAACTGCGCGCCTGGGTCGACGACCCCGAAAGCCCCTTCATCCCCGACGGCCGCGAAGGCGTGCAGGAGTGGTTCCGCCGCTACGGCTGA
- a CDS encoding aldo/keto reductase produces MERIAVGLAALGRPAYINLGRELPGTRDVPAMRAATHEVLDAAYAAGVRWVDVARSYGLAEDFLASWLAETGHTDVTVSSKWGYRYAGEWRLDAPVHEVKEHSAARFAEQWAETRALLADHVSLYQVHSLTVDSPLFSDAALIDALAGLSDQGVEVGFSTSGPAQADAVRRAFELEAAGRPVFSSVQSTWNVLEPSVGGALAQARAAGKRVLVKETLANGRLVVEAPEPLARIAAAHGVGPDAVAVAAVLANDWVSAALVGPSSTAQLAANLAATRVSLTADEVAELAGLAETPEEYWRHRSHLGWD; encoded by the coding sequence ATGGAGCGCATCGCGGTCGGGCTAGCCGCTCTCGGCCGGCCCGCGTACATCAACCTGGGCCGGGAGCTGCCGGGGACACGGGACGTGCCGGCGATGCGCGCCGCGACCCACGAGGTGCTCGACGCGGCCTACGCGGCGGGCGTGCGCTGGGTAGACGTCGCGCGTTCCTACGGGCTGGCCGAGGACTTCCTCGCGAGCTGGCTCGCGGAGACCGGCCACACCGACGTGACCGTGTCGAGCAAGTGGGGCTACCGCTACGCCGGCGAGTGGCGGCTCGACGCGCCGGTGCACGAGGTCAAGGAGCACTCGGCGGCGCGGTTCGCCGAGCAGTGGGCCGAGACGCGGGCCTTGCTGGCCGACCACGTGAGTCTGTACCAGGTGCATTCGCTCACTGTGGACAGTCCGTTGTTCTCCGACGCGGCGCTGATCGACGCGCTGGCAGGATTGTCCGATCAGGGCGTCGAGGTCGGGTTCTCCACGTCCGGGCCGGCGCAGGCGGACGCGGTGCGGCGCGCGTTCGAGCTGGAAGCGGCGGGGCGGCCCGTGTTCTCGTCGGTGCAGTCCACTTGGAACGTTCTGGAGCCGTCGGTCGGCGGGGCGCTCGCCCAGGCGCGCGCGGCGGGGAAACGGGTGCTGGTCAAGGAGACGCTGGCCAACGGCCGCCTGGTCGTGGAGGCGCCCGAGCCGCTCGCGCGCATCGCCGCCGCGCACGGGGTGGGTCCGGACGCGGTCGCGGTGGCCGCGGTCCTGGCGAACGACTGGGTTTCTGCGGCGCTGGTGGGTCCGTCGAGCACTGCGCAGCTGGCCGCGAACCTGGCCGCCACGCGGGTTTCGCTGACCGCGGACGAGGTGGCCGAGCTGGCGGGTCTGGCGGAGACGCCGGAGGAGTACTGGCGGCACCGGTCCCACCTCGGGTGGGACTGA
- the arc gene encoding proteasome ATPase: protein MHHDLPGGRREEADPSATGGAGQTAEQQARQIRFLEEEVALLRRKLTDSPRQNRVLEQRLAEASERVSQLTERNTKLVETLREARGQLLALREEVDRLAQPPSGYGVFVTSYEDNTVDVFTAGRKMRVSVSPAVEISSLRRGQALRLNEALTVVEGGDFERTGEVCALREVLAPEDEGGVPRALVVGHADEERVVLISEPLAEQPLKPGDSLLVDTKVGYAYERVPKAEVEDLVLEEVPDVRYEDIGGLSRQIEQIRDAVELPFLHADLYQEYQLRPPKGVLLYGPPGCGKTLIAKAVANSLAKKVAQARGDKEDGKSYFLNIKGPELLNKFVGETERSIRLIFQRAREKASEGTPVIVFFDEMDSIFRTRGSGVSSDVETTIVPQLLSEIDGVEGLENVIVIGASNREDMIDPAILRPGRLDVKIKIERPDAEGAKDIFSKYLAEGLPIHADDLAEFGGDQKATFDAMIQHTVERMYEESDENRFLEVTYANGDKEVLYFRDFNSGAMIQNIVDRAKKSAIKSVLETQQPGLRVQHLLDAIVDEFAENEDLPNTTNPDDWARISGKKGERIVYIRTLVTGKNQDSGRAIDTATNTGQYL, encoded by the coding sequence ATGCATCATGACCTTCCCGGAGGTCGGCGCGAGGAGGCCGACCCTTCAGCAACAGGCGGAGCTGGGCAGACGGCGGAACAACAAGCCCGGCAGATCCGTTTTCTCGAGGAGGAAGTGGCGCTGTTGCGTCGCAAACTCACCGATTCGCCGCGGCAGAACCGAGTTCTCGAACAGCGCCTCGCCGAGGCGTCCGAACGGGTGAGCCAGCTCACCGAGCGCAACACGAAACTGGTCGAGACCCTGCGCGAGGCGCGTGGTCAGCTGCTTGCCCTCCGCGAAGAGGTCGACAGGCTGGCCCAGCCGCCGAGCGGCTATGGGGTCTTCGTCACCTCGTACGAGGACAACACGGTGGACGTCTTCACCGCGGGCCGCAAGATGCGGGTCTCGGTGTCGCCGGCCGTGGAGATCTCGTCGCTGCGCCGTGGTCAGGCGCTGCGTCTCAACGAGGCACTCACCGTCGTCGAAGGCGGCGATTTCGAGCGCACCGGTGAGGTGTGCGCACTGCGTGAGGTGCTCGCACCCGAGGACGAGGGCGGCGTGCCCCGTGCTCTCGTGGTGGGGCACGCGGACGAGGAGCGGGTTGTCCTGATCTCCGAACCGCTGGCCGAGCAGCCGCTCAAGCCTGGCGACTCGCTGCTCGTGGACACGAAGGTCGGGTACGCGTACGAGCGCGTGCCGAAGGCCGAGGTCGAGGACCTGGTGCTGGAGGAGGTGCCCGACGTCCGCTACGAGGACATCGGTGGCCTGAGCAGGCAGATCGAGCAGATCCGCGACGCGGTGGAGCTGCCGTTCCTGCACGCCGATCTCTACCAGGAATACCAGCTGCGGCCGCCGAAGGGTGTGCTGCTCTACGGGCCCCCGGGCTGCGGGAAGACGCTCATCGCCAAGGCGGTGGCCAACTCCCTGGCCAAGAAGGTCGCGCAGGCGCGGGGCGACAAGGAGGACGGGAAGTCCTACTTCCTGAACATCAAGGGCCCCGAGCTGCTCAACAAGTTCGTCGGTGAGACCGAGCGGTCCATCCGCCTGATCTTCCAACGGGCTCGGGAGAAGGCCTCCGAGGGCACTCCCGTCATCGTGTTCTTCGACGAGATGGATTCCATCTTCCGCACCCGTGGTTCGGGCGTGTCCTCCGACGTGGAGACCACGATCGTGCCGCAGCTGCTGTCGGAGATCGACGGTGTGGAAGGGCTGGAGAACGTCATCGTCATCGGCGCCTCCAACCGTGAGGACATGATCGACCCGGCGATCCTGCGGCCGGGCCGGCTCGACGTGAAGATCAAGATCGAGCGTCCGGACGCCGAAGGCGCGAAGGACATCTTCTCCAAGTACCTGGCCGAGGGCCTGCCGATCCACGCCGACGACCTGGCGGAGTTCGGCGGGGACCAGAAGGCCACGTTCGACGCGATGATCCAGCACACGGTCGAGCGCATGTACGAGGAGAGCGACGAAAACCGGTTCCTCGAGGTGACCTACGCCAACGGGGACAAGGAAGTCCTGTACTTCCGCGACTTCAACTCGGGCGCGATGATCCAGAACATCGTGGACCGGGCGAAGAAATCGGCCATCAAGTCGGTGCTGGAGACCCAGCAGCCCGGCTTGCGCGTGCAGCACCTGCTGGACGCGATCGTCGACGAGTTCGCAGAGAACGAGGATCTGCCGAACACCACGAACCCGGACGACTGGGCCCGGATCTCCGGCAAGAAGGGTGAGCGGATCGTCTACATCCGCACGCTCGTCACCGGCAAGAACCAGGACTCGGGGCGGGCGATCGACACCGCCACGAACACGGGTCAGTACCTGTAG
- a CDS encoding tRNA (adenine-N1)-methyltransferase, whose translation MSVSGPFRAGDRVQLTDSKGRHYTLTLAEGGEYHTHRGALAHDELIGLPEGSVVTSAGGSNYLALRPLLPDYVLSMPRGAQVIYPKDASQIVMWGDIFPGARVLEAGAGSGALTLSLLRAVGPAGHVSSYEIRDDHAEHAERNVVKFFGEKPDNWTLTVADLATHAGEVDRVVLDMLAPWDQLPNVAAHLVPGGVLTVYVATVTQLSRVTESLREQQCWTEPESWETLMRPWHVVGLAVRPDHRMVAHTAFLLTARRLADGTVSPRVSRRPAKGKG comes from the coding sequence TTGTCGGTCAGCGGACCGTTTCGCGCAGGAGACCGGGTTCAGTTGACGGACTCGAAGGGCCGGCACTACACCCTCACGCTCGCCGAGGGCGGCGAGTACCACACGCACCGCGGTGCGCTCGCGCACGACGAGCTGATCGGGCTCCCTGAGGGCTCCGTGGTGACCTCGGCCGGCGGCAGCAACTACCTCGCGCTGCGGCCCCTGCTGCCGGACTACGTGCTGTCCATGCCGCGCGGCGCCCAGGTGATCTACCCCAAGGACGCGTCGCAGATCGTGATGTGGGGCGACATCTTCCCGGGTGCGCGCGTGCTCGAAGCCGGTGCCGGCTCGGGCGCGCTGACGCTCTCGCTGCTGCGCGCCGTCGGCCCGGCCGGGCACGTGTCCTCCTACGAGATCCGCGACGACCACGCGGAGCACGCCGAGCGCAACGTCGTGAAGTTCTTCGGCGAGAAGCCGGACAACTGGACGCTCACCGTCGCGGACCTGGCTACGCACGCCGGCGAGGTCGACCGGGTCGTGCTCGACATGCTCGCGCCGTGGGACCAGCTGCCGAACGTCGCCGCGCACCTCGTGCCGGGTGGTGTCCTCACGGTGTACGTGGCGACCGTCACACAGCTTTCCCGCGTGACGGAGTCGTTGCGGGAACAGCAGTGCTGGACCGAACCGGAGTCGTGGGAGACGCTGATGCGCCCGTGGCACGTCGTCGGCCTCGCGGTGCGGCCGGACCACCGGATGGTGGCGCACACGGCGTTCCTGCTCACCGCGCGCCGGCTCGCCGACGGCACGGTGTCCCCGCGCGTGTCGCGCCGGCCCGCGAAGGGCAAGGGCTGA
- a CDS encoding M50 family metallopeptidase: MAATRQHGAGPSRRATPGDGGLLLFRVAGVPVLLAPSWWIGSLIIVVLYAPLVGRLLPDASTPTSWLLAAAFAVLLGLSVLAHELGHCLVALRLGIPVRRLRLFLLGGLSEVARTPRRPGQEGLVAAAGPAVSLVLGGFCALLMLAVPPDGAVWLLVAECAVANFAVGVFNLLPGLPLDGGRLVRAGVWAATGMRAKGTRAAVAGGAVVATGLIVWALWGLATQSEDRWLRLGVCVVTAWFVILGARSELAAEARRSWPDGLELAALVRPVLQLPAESPVSDALAASAGRGVVLVRADGVAAGLLDEQAAEQLAGTHPHAPAELAAEPIRAETVLLASEPGEEIAERVRETPAWQFLVVDDEGRPAGVLRREDLRAALVRGRHAH, encoded by the coding sequence ATGGCCGCGACCCGACAGCACGGTGCCGGGCCGTCCCGGCGCGCCACGCCCGGCGACGGCGGGCTGCTGCTGTTCCGGGTGGCCGGGGTGCCGGTGCTGCTGGCGCCGTCGTGGTGGATCGGGTCGCTGATCATCGTGGTGCTGTACGCGCCGCTGGTGGGGCGGCTGCTGCCGGACGCGTCGACGCCCACGTCGTGGCTGCTGGCGGCCGCGTTCGCGGTGTTGCTGGGGCTGTCGGTGCTCGCGCACGAGCTGGGGCACTGCCTCGTGGCGCTGCGGTTGGGGATTCCCGTGCGCCGGCTGCGGCTGTTCTTGCTCGGTGGGCTGTCCGAGGTCGCGCGAACGCCGCGCCGGCCCGGGCAGGAAGGGCTGGTGGCCGCGGCCGGGCCGGCGGTCTCGCTGGTGCTGGGCGGGTTCTGTGCCCTGCTGATGCTCGCCGTTCCGCCGGACGGTGCGGTGTGGCTGCTGGTCGCGGAGTGCGCTGTGGCGAACTTCGCGGTGGGCGTGTTCAACCTGCTCCCCGGGCTGCCGCTCGACGGCGGCCGCCTTGTGCGGGCCGGCGTCTGGGCCGCGACGGGGATGCGCGCCAAGGGCACGCGCGCCGCAGTGGCCGGGGGCGCGGTGGTCGCGACGGGCCTGATCGTGTGGGCACTGTGGGGCCTGGCCACCCAGAGCGAGGACCGCTGGCTGCGGCTCGGCGTCTGCGTGGTCACGGCCTGGTTCGTGATCCTCGGCGCCCGTTCGGAGCTCGCGGCCGAAGCCCGGCGCAGCTGGCCCGACGGCCTCGAGCTGGCTGCGCTGGTCCGCCCCGTTCTGCAGCTGCCCGCGGAAAGCCCGGTGTCCGACGCGCTCGCCGCCTCGGCCGGCCGCGGGGTCGTCCTCGTGCGCGCCGACGGGGTCGCCGCGGGGCTGCTCGACGAGCAGGCCGCCGAACAGCTGGCCGGGACCCACCCGCACGCCCCGGCGGAGCTCGCGGCCGAGCCGATCCGTGCCGAAACGGTGCTGCTGGCCTCGGAGCCGGGGGAGGAGATCGCCGAGCGCGTGCGCGAAACCCCCGCGTGGCAGTTCCTCGTGGTCGACGACGAGGGCCGCCCCGCCGGCGTGCTGCGCCGCGAAGACCTCCGGGCCGCGCTCGTGCGCGGCCGCCACGCTCACTGA
- a CDS encoding RecB family exonuclease, protein MPDTATVITPPGTGDAPVRRRPALSPSRASDFKQCPLLYRFRAVDRLPEVPTKAQVRGTLVHAVLERLFGLPAGERVAPRAKDLLAPTWAELSAASPEWTELFTDAEEGESDKWLASAEKLLDAYFELEDPRRLEPEACELHVEIELGSGVLLRGYIDRVDVAPTGEIRVVDYKTGAAPREIGEAKAMFQMKFYAVVLWRLRGIVPRQLKLMYLTDGQSLAYTPDEAELVRFERTLEAIWQAILKAGKTGDFRPNPGKLCSWCDHQAHCPEFGGTPPEYPGWPEPDAGEETALDRAD, encoded by the coding sequence ATGCCCGACACCGCTACGGTCATCACCCCACCGGGAACCGGTGACGCGCCCGTCCGCAGGCGGCCGGCGCTGTCGCCGTCACGTGCCAGCGATTTCAAACAGTGTCCGCTCCTCTACCGATTCCGGGCCGTCGACCGGCTGCCCGAGGTGCCCACGAAGGCCCAGGTGCGCGGGACGCTCGTGCATGCCGTGCTGGAACGGCTGTTCGGTCTGCCCGCGGGTGAGCGCGTGGCGCCGCGGGCGAAGGATCTGCTGGCGCCCACGTGGGCGGAGCTGTCGGCCGCGAGTCCGGAGTGGACCGAGTTGTTCACGGACGCCGAGGAGGGCGAATCCGACAAGTGGCTGGCGTCGGCGGAGAAGCTGCTCGACGCGTATTTCGAGCTGGAGGACCCGCGCCGGCTGGAGCCGGAGGCGTGTGAGCTGCACGTGGAGATCGAGCTGGGCTCGGGGGTGCTGCTGCGCGGGTACATTGACCGCGTGGACGTGGCGCCGACGGGCGAGATCCGCGTGGTGGACTACAAGACCGGGGCCGCGCCGCGTGAGATCGGCGAGGCCAAGGCGATGTTCCAGATGAAGTTCTACGCCGTGGTGCTGTGGCGGCTGCGCGGCATCGTGCCGCGGCAGCTGAAGCTGATGTACCTCACCGACGGCCAGTCGCTCGCCTACACGCCCGACGAAGCGGAGCTGGTGAGGTTCGAGCGCACGCTGGAAGCCATCTGGCAGGCGATCCTCAAGGCGGGCAAGACCGGCGACTTCCGGCCCAACCCGGGCAAGCTGTGCTCGTGGTGCGACCACCAGGCGCACTGCCCGGAGTTCGGCGGCACTCCGCCGGAGTACCCCGGCTGGCCGGAACCCGACGCGGGCGAAGAGACCGCACTGGACCGGGCCGACTGA
- a CDS encoding thioesterase family protein: MADAFYVPLGDERYAATEHTSGPWVPGAQHFGPPSALLARGLEQLEAPHPALIARVTIEILGPAPVAELDQRSWIERPGRSVELLQSELSAGGKLIARASAWRIATTDTTSVATDAGPLLPSAEVGTETTFPADWRGGYLNAVEWRAVRGSISAPGPAAVWGRQRIPLVDGEEPTGLQRLFAVADSANGVSHFLPTDDWWFINSELTVHLRRAPEGEWIGLDAVTLVGPHGVGTATSTLHDGSGPIGTGAQALLVRPRQAQNG, translated from the coding sequence ATGGCCGACGCGTTCTACGTCCCGCTCGGCGACGAGCGGTACGCCGCGACCGAGCACACCAGCGGTCCCTGGGTACCCGGCGCGCAGCACTTCGGGCCACCGTCGGCGCTGCTCGCGCGCGGGCTGGAACAGCTCGAAGCGCCGCACCCGGCGCTGATCGCGCGCGTGACCATCGAGATCCTCGGGCCGGCGCCCGTCGCGGAACTGGACCAGCGGTCGTGGATCGAGCGGCCGGGCCGGTCGGTGGAGCTGTTGCAGTCGGAGCTGTCCGCGGGCGGCAAGCTGATCGCCCGGGCCAGCGCGTGGCGGATCGCGACCACCGACACCACGAGCGTCGCGACCGACGCCGGTCCCCTGCTGCCCTCGGCCGAGGTGGGCACGGAGACGACGTTCCCCGCCGACTGGCGCGGCGGTTACCTCAACGCCGTCGAGTGGCGGGCCGTGCGCGGCAGCATCTCGGCACCGGGCCCGGCCGCGGTGTGGGGCCGGCAGCGGATCCCGCTCGTCGACGGCGAGGAGCCCACCGGGTTGCAGCGGCTGTTCGCGGTCGCGGACTCGGCCAACGGCGTGTCCCACTTCCTGCCCACCGACGACTGGTGGTTCATCAACTCGGAGCTCACGGTCCACCTGCGCCGGGCGCCGGAGGGCGAGTGGATCGGGCTTGACGCCGTGACCTTGGTCGGCCCGCACGGCGTCGGCACCGCCACGAGTACTCTGCACGACGGCTCCGGTCCGATCGGCACCGGCGCGCAGGCTCTGCTCGTCCGGCCGCGACAGGCCCAAAACGGATAA
- a CDS encoding ParA family protein, whose amino-acid sequence MQITSVVNQKGGVGKTSLSVGAAAALAERGRRVLLIDLDPQGHATTEMLGLAEASGDTPTLAKALTKLWKGPIEELAVPHPRSNLGRGGAFDVIPTSPGMFDLIRRLDSFRVPGWQLARVIQFANYDHVVIDCPPALDVLTNNALAASHGILVPVQPDKTSIRALRLLGDQVRYVEQTTGRTPIAWYGIVPGLYRRPISHYAAAALQEMHSFGVPMLSHVPLGVVMNEAAANGVPVTTYAPETLQALSFREIAETLDGYLAQNPGPTEVPADDEFVFEDFISEVAMTRNANDNGARKKLYDLMPKRPTRPR is encoded by the coding sequence ATGCAGATCACCTCGGTGGTCAACCAGAAAGGCGGGGTCGGCAAGACCTCACTCAGCGTGGGCGCGGCCGCGGCGTTGGCCGAACGCGGCCGGCGCGTGCTGCTGATCGACCTCGACCCGCAGGGGCACGCGACGACCGAGATGCTCGGCCTGGCTGAGGCGTCCGGTGACACACCCACGCTCGCGAAGGCGCTCACGAAGCTCTGGAAGGGCCCGATCGAGGAGCTCGCGGTGCCGCACCCGCGCAGCAACCTCGGCCGCGGCGGCGCGTTCGACGTGATCCCGACGTCGCCGGGCATGTTCGACCTGATCCGCCGGCTGGACTCGTTCCGCGTGCCGGGCTGGCAGCTCGCGCGCGTGATCCAGTTCGCGAACTACGACCACGTGGTCATCGACTGCCCGCCCGCGCTCGACGTGCTGACCAACAACGCACTCGCGGCGTCACACGGAATCCTGGTGCCGGTGCAGCCGGACAAAACGAGCATCCGCGCGCTGCGGCTGCTCGGCGACCAGGTGCGCTACGTGGAACAGACCACCGGCCGCACGCCGATCGCGTGGTACGGGATCGTGCCCGGGCTCTACCGCCGCCCGATCTCCCACTACGCGGCCGCCGCGCTACAGGAGATGCACAGCTTCGGCGTCCCGATGCTCTCGCACGTACCGCTCGGCGTCGTGATGAACGAGGCCGCGGCCAACGGCGTTCCCGTCACCACGTACGCCCCGGAAACCCTGCAGGCCCTGTCGTTCCGCGAGATCGCCGAAACCCTCGACGGCTACCTGGCCCAGAACCCCGGCCCCACCGAAGTCCCGGCCGACGACGAGTTCGTCTTCGAGGACTTCATCTCCGAAGTCGCGATGACCCGCAACGCCAACGACAACGGCGCCCGCAAAAAGCTCTACGACTTGATGCCCAAACGCCCTACCCGGCCGAGGTAG
- the hisG gene encoding ATP phosphoribosyltransferase encodes MLRVAVPNKGALAAAAAEMLSEAGYRKRHDSKDLTVLDQVNEVEFFFLRPKDIAIYVGSGELDLGITGRDLALDSGAPVEEMLALGFGGSTFRYAAPAGQDWKPADLQGKRLATSYPRLVREDLARHGVEAEVIRLDGAVEISIQLGVADAIADVVESGRSLRQHNLVAFGDPICVSEAVLLQRAGSDSAKAKSQLAARLRGVVFAQQYMMLDYDCPRTLLEQAIAITPGLESPTVAPLADEDWVAVRAMVPRKKVNQIMDELAEVGAKAILASDIRSCRL; translated from the coding sequence ATGCTGCGTGTTGCCGTGCCTAACAAGGGAGCCCTCGCCGCGGCGGCGGCCGAGATGCTTTCCGAGGCGGGCTACCGCAAGCGACATGACTCGAAGGACCTGACCGTGCTCGACCAGGTCAACGAGGTCGAGTTCTTCTTCCTGCGCCCCAAGGACATCGCGATCTACGTCGGCTCCGGCGAGCTGGACCTCGGCATCACCGGCCGGGACCTCGCGCTCGACTCGGGCGCGCCGGTCGAGGAGATGCTCGCGCTCGGCTTCGGCGGGTCCACCTTCCGCTACGCCGCCCCGGCGGGCCAGGACTGGAAGCCGGCCGACCTGCAGGGCAAGCGTCTCGCGACCTCGTACCCGCGGCTCGTACGTGAGGACCTGGCACGCCACGGCGTGGAGGCCGAGGTGATCCGCCTCGACGGCGCCGTGGAGATCTCGATCCAGCTCGGCGTCGCCGACGCGATCGCGGACGTGGTCGAGTCCGGTCGCTCGCTGCGCCAGCACAACCTGGTGGCCTTCGGCGACCCGATCTGCGTGTCGGAGGCCGTGCTGCTGCAGCGCGCGGGCAGCGACTCGGCGAAGGCGAAGAGCCAGCTGGCAGCGCGGCTGCGGGGTGTCGTGTTCGCGCAGCAGTACATGATGCTCGACTACGACTGCCCGCGCACGCTGCTGGAGCAGGCCATCGCCATCACCCCGGGCCTGGAGTCGCCGACGGTCGCCCCGCTGGCCGACGAGGACTGGGTCGCCGTGCGCGCGATGGTGCCGCGCAAGAAGGTCAACCAGATCATGGACGAACTCGCCGAAGTGGGCGCCAAGGCGATCCTCGCCTCGGACATCCGCTCCTGCCGGTTGTAA
- a CDS encoding phosphoribosyl-ATP diphosphatase produces the protein MKTFDELFAELAERARTRPDGSGTVVALDDGVHAQGKKVLEEAGEVWIAAEHESDDRLAEEISQLLYRVQVLMLGRGISTEDVYRYL, from the coding sequence GTGAAGACCTTCGATGAGCTGTTCGCGGAGCTTGCCGAGCGCGCCCGCACCCGTCCCGACGGGTCCGGCACCGTCGTCGCCCTCGACGACGGGGTGCACGCACAGGGCAAGAAGGTGCTCGAGGAAGCCGGCGAGGTGTGGATCGCCGCCGAGCACGAGTCCGACGACCGCCTCGCGGAGGAGATCTCGCAACTGCTGTACCGGGTCCAGGTACTCATGCTCGGCCGGGGGATCTCGACCGAGGACGTTTACCGCTACCTGTGA